TCGAAGAGCGCAAGGTGACCATCGACGAGTGGAAGCAGGGCGTGGCCTCGGGCGAGATCGCCGAAGTGTTCGCCTGCGGGACCGCGGCGGTGGTCACGCCGATCGGCCAGCTCAAGGGCGAGGGCTTCTCGGTGGGTGACCTGACCGCGCCGGCTGGCGAGGTGACCATGTCGCTGCGCAAGGAACTGACCGACATCCAGTACGGCCGCCTGCCGGACCGTCATGGCTGGCTGGTGCGCCTGGACCGCTGATCGTTCGACGCGCGTTGGATACCCAAGGCCCGCCTGGCAACAGGCGGGCCTTTTTCATGGGCGGCGCCTGCCGAAGCCCGGTCTGAACGATCCAAACGCACTCAACTCATTGACGCGCAAGCAATGTCTCGGCCATGGCGCGCAAGACAGTGACGCAGGACACGAATTGCGTCCGGCGTGACCGCATCGGCACGGGGAAGTTTCTTCACATTCACAAACCGTTGACCCGAAAAGTCTCAGATCGAAACTTTCACAACCCTGAAAGCGGGCTGAAACATTGTTGGGCCGAATCGAAACCACTAGCGTCCGGGTTCGGGCGGTTTCGCAGGGGAAAGCCGATCCGTCTTCCAGGTTCGATCCAAGCCACCGCTCCACAGCGCCGGATCTGACCGAACTTTGCCGCCTCGACGGCTCCTCAATCTTGAAGGGAATTCCGATGTCTCATGATCCGCAGCGCTTGCGTCAGCGTGCCTTGGTTGTACTCGGTGGTTCGGTGCTTTCGACCCTGCTCCTGGCGGCGCCGGCATTCGCCGGCGACGTGCAGTTGAGTGGCCTGGCCTCGGCCCCGACCCACCAGCGTTTCATCGTCAAGTACAAGGACGGCGCCACCGACGTGGCCACCCCGACCGCGCTGGCCAGTTCGCTCAAGGCCGCCGCCCAGGCCGTTCCTGCCGCGCAGGGGCGCGCGCTGGGCCTGCAGAAGCTGCGCCAGCTGGCCATCGGCCCGACCGTGGTCAAGGCCGACCGGCCGCTGGATGTGGCCGAATCGGAACTGCTGATGCGTCGCCTGGCCGCCGATCCGAACGTGGAATACGTTGAAGTCGACCAGCTGATGCACGCCACCCTGGTGCCCAACGACAGCCGCCTGTCCGAGCAGTGGGGCTTCGGTACCAGCAACGCCTCGATCAACGTGCGCCCGGCCTGGGACAAGGCCACGGGGACCGGCGTGGTGGTGGCGGTGATCGATACCGGCATTACCAACCATCCGGATCTGAACGCCAACATCCTGCCCGGCTATGACTTCATCAGCGATGCCGCAATGGCACGAGATGGCGGTGGCCGCGATAACAATGCCAACGACGAAGGCGACTGGTACGCCGCCAACGAATGCGGTGCCGGCTACCCGGCTTCCAATTCCAGTTGGCACGGCACCCACGTGGCCGGCACCATCGCCGCGGTGACCAACAACACCACCGGCGTGGCCGGCACCGCCTACAACGCCAAGGTCGTTCCGGTGCGCGTGCTGGGCAAGTGCGGCGGCTACACCTCCGACATCGCCGATGCGATCGTGTGGGCATCCGGCGGCACCGTCAGCGGCGTGCCGGCCAATGCCAACCCGGCCGAAGTGATCAACATGTCCCTCGGCGGCGGCGGCAGCTGCTCGACCACCTACCAGAACGCCATCAACGGCGCGGTCTCGCGCGGCACCACCGTGGTGGTGGCAGCGGGCAACAGCAACACCAACGTGTCCTCGTCGGTGCCGGCCAACTGCGCCAACGTGATCGCGGTGGCCGCCACCACCTCGGCCGGCGCCCGTGCCAGCTTCTCCAACTACGGTGCCGGCATCGATGTCTCGGCGCCGGGCCAGGCGATCCTGTCCACGCTCAACAGCGGCACCACCGTGCCGGGCGCTGCGTCCTATGCGTCGTACAACGGCACCTCGATGGCGGCCCCGCACGTGGCCGGCGTGGTCGCGCTGGTGCAGTCGGTCGCGCCCACCGCGCTGTCGCCGGCAGCCATTGAGACGCTGCTCAAGAACACCGCACGGGCCCTGCCAGGCGCCTGCAGCGGCGGTTGCGGCGCGGGCATCGTCGATGCGGATGCGGCCGTCACCGCCGCGCTGGGCGGGACCAACCCGAACCCGGGCACCGGCACGCTGCAGAACAACGTGCCGGTCAGCGGCCTGGGTGCTTCCAGCGGTGCATCGCTGGCCTACACCGTGGCCGTGCCCTCGGGCCGCTCGCAGCTGAAGGTGACCGTCGCCGGCGGCACGGGTGATGCGGATCTGTACGTGCGCTCGGGCAGCGCGCCCACCGACACCGTGTACACCTGCCGCCCGTACCTGAGCGGCAACAACGAAACCTGCACGATCACCGCCCCGGCTGCGGGGACCTGGCACGTCCGGGTGAAGGCCTACAGCACCTTCTCCGGCGTGACCCTGACCGCGCAGTATTGATGTCATCGGTCACCCGACCAACGGTCGGGTGCTGCCGGAGGTAGGTGCCGACCGTTGGTTGGCACGCCCCACGCGTGACGCGGTTACCGCGTCACGCGTCTTCGAACCGGTTCGCAGCGACGTTCTTTCGCACGTGTTCGGGGTTCCAGATGCGGCCGTTCATGGCGATGTACACGCCCGGCTGCAGCGACTGCACCGCGCCGATCGCACAGCCGATGTTGAACTCGGCGTCCGAACCACGGAAGCGCGCCGGGCTGAGTGCGCCGGTCATGACGATGGTCTTGTCGGGGATGCTCTTGAGCACCCGGCCGGTCTGCACCATCGAATCGGTGCCGTGGGTGACCAGCACGTGGCGGGTCGGCTGCGCGGCGATGGTGGCGCGGATCAGCTCGCGGTCTTCGTCGGTGATGTGCAGCGAATCCTTGCGCAGGATCGGAATCACGTTGAAGCGGAAGGTCACGCCCAGCTCGCGCAGGATCATCCCGATCTGGGGATCGCCGATCTGGTAGTCCGACTTGTCGTCGAAGTAGATCTTGTCGATCGTGCCACCGGTGGTGATGATCAGTAGTTCTTCCATTGCAGGCTTCCTGGAGTGCGGGCGGTACCGCGGGCAATACCCGCGCTGGGTGCCCATGATACGGCTGCCGGCGCCCGCCCGCAGCCGCGCGCGAGGCGCTCAACGCTTCGAGAAACGCCGGCACAGGCCAGGCGCGCTGGAGACCCCGATCACCGCCAGGGCCAGCAGCAGTTCCAACCAGGCGAAGTGCGCGGTTTCCGGGTGGCTCCAGGCACTCATCACGCCGTGGCTGAACCAGAACAGCGCCAGCACCCCGGCCCAGAACATCGCCTTGCCGCGCCCCGTGACCACGCCGAGCGCCAACAGCAGCGGCGGGGCGCTGAAGACCAGCTGGCTGGCCAGCCAGTGCCGGTCGTGCGCGAACCACACCGCAAACACCGCCGCCAACGCCAGCAGCACGGTGGCCAACGTCCACTTCTGCGCGCGCGGGCTCATCCCAGCCGCCGTGCGATATCGGCCACGCGCCGGCCGAGCGCGCGCGCCAGGATCGCTTCGTCCTCGCTCGGCACCGGGTTGTCGTCGGCGCCGGCCACATGGCTGGCACCGTAGGGGGTGCCGCCGGTGGTGGTATGGCTCAGCGCCGGCTCGGTGAACGGAATGCCCACGATAAGGCAGCCGTGGTGCAGCAGCGGCACCTGCATCGACAACAGTGTGGATTCCTGCCCGCCATGCAGCGACGCGGTGGAGGTGAACACCCCGGCGGGCTTGCCGGCCAGCGTGCCGTTGACCCACTCGGCCCCCAGCCCGTCGAGGAAATGCTTGACCGGCGCGGCCATGTTGCCGAACCGCGTCGGGCTGCCCAGCAGCAGGCCGCTGCACTCGGCCAGGTCCTCCACGCTCACGTAGGGCGCACCGTCATCGGGCACCGGCGGGCGCGCGGTCTGGGTGACCGCCGCCACCGGCGGCACCGTGCGCAGGCGCGCGCTCATGCCGGGCACTTCGCCGATGCCACGCGCGATCTGGCGCGCAAGCCGCGCCACCGAACCGCCGCGGCTGTAATACAGCACCAGGATCTCCGCCATCTCGCTTCCGTTGTGTCCAGTCTGTCCGCAGTATGGCATTGCCTCCACCCGGCTTCAGGTACGCTTGCCACGATGGAACCCCTGGACACCCTCAACCTGTGGATGGAACGCGTGCGCGATCGCGCCCGTACCGCCAGCTTCGGTCGCTTCCTGTGGCGCCGCTTCCTCGACGACCGCCTGTTCCAGGCCGCTGCTTCGCTGGCCTACACCACCGTGTTCGCGCTGGTGCCGCTGGCGATCGTGGTGTTCGGCGTGCTCTCGGCGTTCCCGGTGTTCGACCGCTGGAGCGACACGCTCAGCGACTACGTGTTCTCCAACTTCGTGCCCAACGCCGCGCGCGCGGCCGAAGGCTACCTGCGCCAGTTCTCGGCCAGTGCCGGGCAGCTCACCGCCGCCGGCTTCATCGCGCTGGTGGTGTCGCTGCTGATCACCCTCAACAGCGTCGAGCAGACCTTCAACCAGATCTGGCGGGTCAGTTCGGCGCGGCCCAAGCTCACCCGCTTCCTGGTCTATTGGACCGTACTGACCCTGGGCGCGATGCTGGCGGCCGCCTCGCTGGCCGTGTCGGCCCGCGTGTTCGCGCTGCCGCTGTTCGGCACCAGTGAAGGCCGCCTGCTGGCCAATGCATCGTTGACCCTGGCGCCGATCCTGATCGAGTTCGTCTGCATCATGCTGGTCTACCGGGTGGTGCCGCACCACACGGTGAAGTGGCGGCATGCCATTCCCGGCGCGATCCTCGCGGCAGTGATGCTGGAGCTGGTGAAGTGGGGCATGGGCGCCTACCTGGGCAGCTTCCAGTCCTACCAGAAGCTTTACGGCACGGTGGCCTTCGTGCCGATCCTGCTGCTGTGGATCTACCTGTGCTGGGTGTCGGTACTGCTGGGCGCCTCGCTGGCCTCGTCGATCGCCGCGTTCCGCTACCAGCCGGCCGACCTGCGCCTGCCCACCGGCTACGAACTGTATGGCCTGCTGCGCCTGATCGGCCGCTTCCACCAGGCGCGCATGGACGGACGCGGGCTGGACGAAGACGAGATCCTGGGGCTGGAGCCGATGCTGACCGACTCGCTGCTGCAGAGCATGCTCTGCGACCTGGAAGCGATCCGGGTGGTGCGCCGCGACGAACAGGGCCAATGGCTGCTGTCGCGCGACCTGGACAAACTCACCCTGGCCGACCTCTACGAATCCACGCAGCTGCGCATTCCGGTCAAGGAAGCCTACTTGCCTTACCGCGACGACAGCCTCGGTACCGCCTCGGTGGCGGCGCTGGATGCCCTGCGGCTGCCGCTGCGCGAGCTGCTCAAGCGCCGCGTCAGCGATATCTATTCCCCGTCTGGAGACACCCCATGACCTTCAAGCCCCTGCTGCTGGCCGTCGGCCTGCTGGCCCTGGCCGGCTGCAACAAGCCGGCACCGCAGCCCGAAGCGGCCGCCCCGGCGCCAGCCCCCGCAGCAGAACCGGCAGCCCCGGCCGCCGACCCCGCTACGCCCGACCTGGAGCGCAAAACCGTGGCGCAGCCGCGCCTGGTGCTGCCCGCCCTTGACGGAACCACGTACGACCTGGCCGCACATCGCGGCAAATGGGTGGTGGTGAACTTCTGGGCGACCTGGTGCGCGCCGTGCCGCAAGGAAATGCCGGAGCTGTCGGCACTGCATGCCATGCGCGAGGAGATCGAAGTGGTCGGCCTGGCCTACGAAGACATCGAACCGGAGGAGATGAAGGCGTTCCTGCAGAAGCTGCCGGTGACCTACCCGATCGTGCTGGTGGACACCTACAACCCGCCGGAAGACTTCGCCGTGCCGCGCGGCCTGCCGCTGACCTACCTGATCGCCCCGGACGGCAAGGTCGCCAAGGAATTCCTGGGCCCGGTCACCGCAGCGGACATCGAAGCGATTGTGCATTGACGATCTGCCCTTGGTTGATTGATCCCGATCCGCGGACGCCACGTAACAATTCGTAGCGCCGGCCGTTGGCCGGACACCGCGCGAAGCGCGGCCCAAGTGTCCGGAGACGGTTGCGCCACGCTCGCGACCAACACGCCGGGGTTTACAGGTTCCGAAGCCGTCTGTCGGGCGTTCATGGCGCCGGAACGAAAAGCGGCCGGCCAACGGCCGGCGCTACAGTCGGCTTCGGATCGTCCAAGCGTCGGACGGATTACCGGAGCCGCGTTTTGCCAGCTGCGGATACGTGGGCCGCGCTGCGCGCGGTGTCCGGCCAACGGCCGGCGCTACGAATTCATACGGGCCCATCAGGATCGGGATCAATCAACCTGGGGGTCATGAGGTGACAGGTTGATCGGCTTCAATGCACCGTATTGTTCCTTGTGCAGTTTTCCCTTGAGCGGCGGCAGGTCCGGGATGGGTTCTTCCACCCCGGTATCGGGCAGACGATCCAGCAGGTTGCGGATCAATCCCAGCCGCCCGCGCTTCTGGTCGTTGAAGTCCACCAGCGTCCACGGTGCCTCTTCCCGATGCGTCGCGCGCAACATCGCCTCGCGCGCTTCGGTATAAGCGCTGTACTTGCTGCGCGATTTGAGGTCCACCGGTGACAGCTTCCAGCCCTTGAGCGGGTCCACGTGGCGCTCGGCAAAGCGTTTCTCCTGCTGCACCTGGTCGACCGTGAGCCAGTACTTGAACAGCAGGATGCCATCGTCCACCAGCAGCTTCTCGAACACCGGCGCCTGCGCCAGGAACGCGTGGTACTCGGCCTCGGTGCAATAGCCCATCACGTGCTCGACCCCGGCCCGGTTGTACCAGCTGCGGTCCATCAGCACGATCTCGCCGGCAGCCGGCAGGTGCGACACATAGCGCTGGAAGTACCACTGGGTACTTTCGCGGTCGGTCGGCTTGGGCAGCGCCACCACCCTGCACTGGCGGGGGTTTAGGTGCTCGGCGATGGCCTGGATGGCGCCGCCCTTGCCGGCGGTATCGCGGCCCTCGAACAGCACCAGCACGCGCTGCCCGGTGTGCTGGGCCCAACGCGCCATCGCCGTGAGTTCGAGCTGCATCGGTTCAAGCAGTGCCTGGTACGCCTTGCGCTTGAGCTTGCCCATCGGTGCGGTATTCCGGCTGACAGAAGAAACCCGAGCCTAGCGCAGTGGGTGGTCAGCCCGCGTGTGCATCCTGCCAGCCATGCAATCGCCCCATCGCCTGCACCTCGGCAGTGAAGTCGCGGGCGAAGGCGGCCATGTCGAACAGGCCGGTGTCCGAACGCCGCTGGGCCAGGGTGGCGCGCAGCGCTGCCAGTGCCTGCGGGTTGTTGCCCAGCGCGATGGCGGTCTCCACGAAGACGCGGTCGTCGGCAGCGTTCATCGCCGGCAGCTGCAGGTGATCGTTGAGCGAACCGGCCACGCGCGAAGCGAACGTCGCGCCCGGGCAGGTCAGCACCGGGCAGCCGGCCCACAGTGCATCGGATGCGGTGGTGTGCGCGTTGTACGGGTGCGTGTCCAGGAACAGGTCCGCCTGCTGGTAGCGCGCCAGGTAGGTCGGGTGCGGCAGCTTGGGCATGAACACCAGCCGCGCCGGATCCAGCCCCGCCTCGCGCGCCGCCGCGCGAAGCCGCGCATCGGCATTGCCCGGCCCGGACAGCAGCCACAACACGCTGCCCGGCACGCCCTGCAGCACCGCGAACGCGCGGCGCATGCTGCGCGGGTTGAGCTTGTAACTGTTGTTGAAGCAGCAGAACACCACGCCCTGCGCGGGCAGGCCACAGGCCTCGCGGCCCGGCGCCGGCTCCAGCACGCGGGTATTGTCCGAGGGCTGGAACGCGCGGGGCAGCCGCCGGACCTGTTCGCTGAAGGCCGGCGTCAGCGCGGCGGGCAGCACGTAGTCATCGGCCAGCACGTAGTCGATCCACGCCGCGCCCGACGTGCCCGGATACGCCAGCCAGTTCACCTGCACCGGGCCCGGGCGCATCGCCAGTACCGCCGGCGCGCCACCGCCGCCCCAGCCACGCAGATCGAACAGCACATCGATGCCGGTCGCGCGGATTTGCGCGGCGATCGCCGCGTGCGGCAGGCTCGACACGTCATGCAGTGCGGTGGCAGCGGCCTGCAGGCGCGCGCGGATCGCGCTGCCATCATCGGCGTTGAGGGCAAACAGATGCAGCTCCAGCGCGCCGAGCGCACGCAGCTGCTCGAACAGCGCCACGGTCAGCAGCCCGGTCGGGTGCGCGCCGAAGCCATTGGAAAGGAAACCCACGCGCAGCTGCCCCGCGCGGCGGACCTGCGCGGGCGGCAGCGCACGCAGTCCCTCGGCGATGCCCGCAGCGCGCTGCCGCGCACACGCCAGCTGCTCGGCGGCGCTGGCGTCTTCGCTGAGGAAGGCGAACGGCTCCACTACCGCCGCGCCTTGCGCCACGGCCTGGCGCACCTGCTGGGACAGCGGTTCGAGTTCGCGCCAGTCGCACAGCCGGCGTTGCCAGTTGAGCAGCTGGGCGGTGATGTAAGGCTCGCCGGGCAGCAGCCGATGCGCCTGGCGGTAGGCATCGGCAGCGGCTTCGGGCTGGCCGGCGTCTTCCAGCGCGTGGCCCAGCCACAGCGCGATGCCGGGGTGCTCCGGGACCAGGTTGGCGGCCTGGCGCAGCAGCGTGGCTGCTTCGCCATGGCGGCCCTGCATCCAGCGCGCGCGGCCCAGCCGGGCCAGCGCTTCGGGGTGGCCGGGGCGCAGTTGCAACGCGCGTGTAGCGGCATGATCGCCGGCAGCGGTGTCACCGGCCTCAAGCTCGGCGTCGGCCAGCATCACCCAGGCGATGAAGTCCTGCGGCTGGCGCTGCACTGCGCTGCGCAGCTGCTCGCGCTGCGGGTCCATGCTCACGCGCCGGCGGACAGCTGGGCCAGTTCATCGGCCTGGTGTTCGTGGATCAGCCGCTCCACCAGCGTATCCATCTCACCGGCGATGATGTTGGGCAGGTCGTACAGGGTCAGCCCTTCCACCCGGTGGTCGGTGATCCGGCCCTGCGGGAAGCTGTAGGTGCGGATGCGCTGGCTGCGGTCGCCGCTGCCGACCTGCAGCCGGCGGCTTTCGGCGGTGGCGGCCGCCTGCTTGCTGCGCTCGGCATCGAGCAGCTGCGCCTTCAGGCGCTTCATCGCCTTGTCGCGGTTGGCGTGCTGGCTGCGCTCGGTCTGGCATTCCACCACCACGCCGCTGGGCACGTGGGTGATGCGGATGGCCGATTCGGTCTTGTTGACGTGCTGGCCACCGGCGCCGGACGAGCGGAACGTATCCACCCGCAGGTCGGCCGGGTTGATGACGATCTCATCGACCTCGTCGGCTTCGGGAATGATCGCCACCGTGGCCGCCGAGGTGTGGATGCGGCCCTGCGACTCGGTGGCCGGCACGCGCTGCACGCGGTGCGTGCCGGATTCGAACTTGAGCTTGGAATAGGCGCCGCGCCCGACCACGCGCGCCACGATCTCCTTGTAGCCGCCATGCTCGCCGGGGCTGTCCGATTCGATCTCGACCTTCCAGCCCTGGCGTTCGGCATAGCGCGCGTACATGCGGAACAGGTCGCC
This is a stretch of genomic DNA from Stenotrophomonas rhizophila. It encodes these proteins:
- a CDS encoding S8 family peptidase; amino-acid sequence: MSHDPQRLRQRALVVLGGSVLSTLLLAAPAFAGDVQLSGLASAPTHQRFIVKYKDGATDVATPTALASSLKAAAQAVPAAQGRALGLQKLRQLAIGPTVVKADRPLDVAESELLMRRLAADPNVEYVEVDQLMHATLVPNDSRLSEQWGFGTSNASINVRPAWDKATGTGVVVAVIDTGITNHPDLNANILPGYDFISDAAMARDGGGRDNNANDEGDWYAANECGAGYPASNSSWHGTHVAGTIAAVTNNTTGVAGTAYNAKVVPVRVLGKCGGYTSDIADAIVWASGGTVSGVPANANPAEVINMSLGGGGSCSTTYQNAINGAVSRGTTVVVAAGNSNTNVSSSVPANCANVIAVAATTSAGARASFSNYGAGIDVSAPGQAILSTLNSGTTVPGAASYASYNGTSMAAPHVAGVVALVQSVAPTALSPAAIETLLKNTARALPGACSGGCGAGIVDADAAVTAALGGTNPNPGTGTLQNNVPVSGLGASSGASLAYTVAVPSGRSQLKVTVAGGTGDADLYVRSGSAPTDTVYTCRPYLSGNNETCTITAPAAGTWHVRVKAYSTFSGVTLTAQY
- a CDS encoding asparaginase domain-containing protein, which produces MEELLIITTGGTIDKIYFDDKSDYQIGDPQIGMILRELGVTFRFNVIPILRKDSLHITDEDRELIRATIAAQPTRHVLVTHGTDSMVQTGRVLKSIPDKTIVMTGALSPARFRGSDAEFNIGCAIGAVQSLQPGVYIAMNGRIWNPEHVRKNVAANRFEDA
- a CDS encoding DUF2069 domain-containing protein, with translation MSPRAQKWTLATVLLALAAVFAVWFAHDRHWLASQLVFSAPPLLLALGVVTGRGKAMFWAGVLALFWFSHGVMSAWSHPETAHFAWLELLLALAVIGVSSAPGLCRRFSKR
- the wrbA gene encoding NAD(P)H:quinone oxidoreductase; this encodes MAEILVLYYSRGGSVARLARQIARGIGEVPGMSARLRTVPPVAAVTQTARPPVPDDGAPYVSVEDLAECSGLLLGSPTRFGNMAAPVKHFLDGLGAEWVNGTLAGKPAGVFTSTASLHGGQESTLLSMQVPLLHHGCLIVGIPFTEPALSHTTTGGTPYGASHVAGADDNPVPSEDEAILARALGRRVADIARRLG
- a CDS encoding YihY family inner membrane protein, producing MEPLDTLNLWMERVRDRARTASFGRFLWRRFLDDRLFQAAASLAYTTVFALVPLAIVVFGVLSAFPVFDRWSDTLSDYVFSNFVPNAARAAEGYLRQFSASAGQLTAAGFIALVVSLLITLNSVEQTFNQIWRVSSARPKLTRFLVYWTVLTLGAMLAAASLAVSARVFALPLFGTSEGRLLANASLTLAPILIEFVCIMLVYRVVPHHTVKWRHAIPGAILAAVMLELVKWGMGAYLGSFQSYQKLYGTVAFVPILLLWIYLCWVSVLLGASLASSIAAFRYQPADLRLPTGYELYGLLRLIGRFHQARMDGRGLDEDEILGLEPMLTDSLLQSMLCDLEAIRVVRRDEQGQWLLSRDLDKLTLADLYESTQLRIPVKEAYLPYRDDSLGTASVAALDALRLPLRELLKRRVSDIYSPSGDTP
- a CDS encoding TlpA family protein disulfide reductase — protein: MTFKPLLLAVGLLALAGCNKPAPQPEAAAPAPAPAAEPAAPAADPATPDLERKTVAQPRLVLPALDGTTYDLAAHRGKWVVVNFWATWCAPCRKEMPELSALHAMREEIEVVGLAYEDIEPEEMKAFLQKLPVTYPIVLVDTYNPPEDFAVPRGLPLTYLIAPDGKVAKEFLGPVTAADIEAIVH
- the ppk2 gene encoding polyphosphate kinase 2, encoding MGKLKRKAYQALLEPMQLELTAMARWAQHTGQRVLVLFEGRDTAGKGGAIQAIAEHLNPRQCRVVALPKPTDRESTQWYFQRYVSHLPAAGEIVLMDRSWYNRAGVEHVMGYCTEAEYHAFLAQAPVFEKLLVDDGILLFKYWLTVDQVQQEKRFAERHVDPLKGWKLSPVDLKSRSKYSAYTEAREAMLRATHREEAPWTLVDFNDQKRGRLGLIRNLLDRLPDTGVEEPIPDLPPLKGKLHKEQYGALKPINLSPHDPQVD
- a CDS encoding tetratricopeptide repeat protein, producing MSMDPQREQLRSAVQRQPQDFIAWVMLADAELEAGDTAAGDHAATRALQLRPGHPEALARLGRARWMQGRHGEAATLLRQAANLVPEHPGIALWLGHALEDAGQPEAAADAYRQAHRLLPGEPYITAQLLNWQRRLCDWRELEPLSQQVRQAVAQGAAVVEPFAFLSEDASAAEQLACARQRAAGIAEGLRALPPAQVRRAGQLRVGFLSNGFGAHPTGLLTVALFEQLRALGALELHLFALNADDGSAIRARLQAAATALHDVSSLPHAAIAAQIRATGIDVLFDLRGWGGGGAPAVLAMRPGPVQVNWLAYPGTSGAAWIDYVLADDYVLPAALTPAFSEQVRRLPRAFQPSDNTRVLEPAPGREACGLPAQGVVFCCFNNSYKLNPRSMRRAFAVLQGVPGSVLWLLSGPGNADARLRAAAREAGLDPARLVFMPKLPHPTYLARYQQADLFLDTHPYNAHTTASDALWAGCPVLTCPGATFASRVAGSLNDHLQLPAMNAADDRVFVETAIALGNNPQALAALRATLAQRRSDTGLFDMAAFARDFTAEVQAMGRLHGWQDAHAG
- the prfA gene encoding peptide chain release factor 1: MTPTLRRKLEALAERREELERLLADPDVVGDNERFRNFSREFAQLQPIATALADEARALADLAAAEAMRADPDLRELAEEEITAAQERLQQLDHDLALLLVPRDPRDDGNLFLEVRAGTGGDEAAIFAGDLFRMYARYAERQGWKVEIESDSPGEHGGYKEIVARVVGRGAYSKLKFESGTHRVQRVPATESQGRIHTSAATVAIIPEADEVDEIVINPADLRVDTFRSSGAGGQHVNKTESAIRITHVPSGVVVECQTERSQHANRDKAMKRLKAQLLDAERSKQAAATAESRRLQVGSGDRSQRIRTYSFPQGRITDHRVEGLTLYDLPNIIAGEMDTLVERLIHEHQADELAQLSAGA